A window of the Kosakonia radicincitans DSM 16656 genome harbors these coding sequences:
- the nrdE gene encoding class 1b ribonucleoside-diphosphate reductase subunit alpha, which produces MATTTAERVKHETPDYHALNAMLNLYDKDGRIQFDKDREAVDAFMANHVRPNTVTFSSQDERLNWLVSEGYYDATVLSRYDRAFVVDLIAHAHASGFRFQTFLGAWKFYTSYTLKTFDGKRYLEHFEDRASLVALTLAQGDEALARQLAEEILSGRFQPATPTFLNCGKQQRGELVSCFLLRIEDNMESIGRAVNSALQLSKRGGGVAFLLSNLREAGAPIKRIENQSSGVIPVMKMLEDAFSYANQLGARQGAGAVYLHAHHPDILRFLDTKRENADEKIRIKTLSLGVVIPDVTFRLAKENAQMALFSPYDVERLYGKPFGDVAISELYDELLADDRVRKSYINARDFFQTLAEIQFESGYPYIMFEDTVNRANPIAGRINMSNLCSEILQVNSASTFDENLDYATTGHDISCNLGSLNIAHTMDSPNFGRTVETAIRGLTAVSDMSHIRSVPSVETGNAASHAIGLGQMNLHGYLAREGIAYGSPEGLDFTNFYFYTITWHALHTSMMIARERGQHFAGFPASRYASGEYFNQYLEGNWQPKTEKVRALFARSGITLPTREMWQQLREDVMRYGIYNQNLQAVPPTGSISYINHATSSIHPIVSKIEIRKEGKTGRVYYPAPFMTNENLALYEDAYEIGPEKIIDTYAEATRHVDQGLSLTLFFKDTATTRDINKAQIYAWKKGIKTLYYIRLRQLALEGTEIQGCVSCAL; this is translated from the coding sequence TTGGCAACGACAACCGCAGAGCGCGTGAAACACGAAACGCCGGATTACCATGCGCTGAATGCGATGCTGAATCTTTATGATAAAGATGGCCGCATTCAGTTTGATAAAGACCGTGAGGCGGTTGATGCCTTTATGGCGAATCACGTGCGCCCCAATACCGTCACCTTCAGCAGCCAGGATGAACGGCTGAACTGGCTGGTGAGCGAAGGTTATTACGATGCTACCGTGCTGTCGCGCTACGATCGTGCTTTCGTCGTCGATCTGATTGCACACGCGCACGCCAGTGGTTTTCGTTTTCAGACCTTCCTTGGCGCATGGAAGTTTTACACCAGCTACACGCTAAAAACCTTCGACGGCAAACGCTATCTTGAGCACTTTGAAGATCGCGCCAGCCTGGTCGCGCTGACGCTGGCGCAGGGCGACGAAGCGCTGGCGCGGCAGCTGGCGGAAGAGATCCTCTCTGGTCGTTTCCAGCCCGCGACGCCAACCTTCCTTAACTGCGGTAAACAGCAGCGCGGCGAACTGGTTTCCTGCTTCCTGCTGCGCATTGAAGACAATATGGAATCGATTGGCCGCGCGGTGAACTCGGCGTTGCAGCTTTCCAAACGTGGCGGCGGCGTGGCGTTTCTGCTCTCTAACCTGCGCGAAGCGGGCGCGCCGATTAAGCGTATTGAAAACCAGTCTTCCGGCGTGATCCCGGTAATGAAGATGCTGGAAGATGCCTTTTCCTACGCCAACCAGCTTGGCGCGCGTCAGGGCGCGGGCGCGGTTTATCTGCATGCGCATCACCCGGACATTCTGCGTTTCCTCGATACCAAACGTGAAAACGCCGACGAGAAGATCCGCATTAAAACCCTGTCGCTGGGCGTGGTGATCCCGGATGTCACCTTCCGGCTGGCCAAAGAGAACGCGCAAATGGCGCTGTTCTCGCCTTATGATGTCGAGCGCCTGTACGGCAAACCATTCGGCGATGTGGCGATTAGCGAGCTGTACGATGAACTGCTGGCCGACGATCGCGTGCGCAAAAGCTACATTAACGCCCGCGATTTCTTCCAGACACTGGCGGAGATCCAGTTTGAGTCCGGCTATCCGTACATTATGTTTGAAGACACGGTGAACCGCGCGAACCCGATTGCCGGGCGCATCAATATGAGCAACCTGTGCTCGGAGATTTTGCAGGTCAACAGCGCTTCGACGTTTGATGAAAACCTCGATTACGCCACGACCGGCCACGATATCTCCTGCAACCTGGGTTCGCTGAATATCGCGCACACCATGGATTCACCGAATTTTGGCCGCACGGTGGAAACCGCGATTCGCGGGCTGACGGCAGTGTCCGATATGAGCCATATCCGCTCTGTACCGTCTGTTGAGACCGGCAATGCCGCCTCGCACGCCATTGGCCTGGGCCAGATGAATCTGCACGGTTATCTGGCGCGCGAAGGTATTGCCTATGGCAGCCCGGAAGGGCTCGATTTCACCAACTTCTATTTCTACACCATCACCTGGCATGCGCTGCATACCTCGATGATGATCGCCCGCGAGCGCGGCCAGCATTTTGCCGGTTTCCCGGCATCGCGCTACGCCAGCGGCGAATACTTCAACCAGTACCTGGAAGGCAACTGGCAACCGAAAACGGAGAAAGTCCGTGCGCTGTTTGCCCGTTCCGGCATCACCCTCCCGACGCGCGAGATGTGGCAGCAACTGCGTGAAGATGTGATGCGTTACGGCATTTATAACCAGAACTTACAGGCGGTTCCGCCGACCGGCTCCATCTCGTACATCAACCATGCGACATCGAGTATTCACCCGATTGTGTCGAAAATTGAGATCCGCAAGGAAGGCAAAACCGGGCGCGTTTACTACCCGGCCCCGTTTATGACCAATGAAAACCTGGCGCTGTACGAAGATGCGTATGAGATTGGCCCGGAGAAGATCATTGATACCTACGCCGAAGCCACGCGCCATGTGGATCAAGGGCTGTCGCTGACGCTGTTCTTCAAAGACACCGCCACCACGCGCGATATCAACAAAGCGCAGATCTACGCCTGGAAAAAAGGCATCAAAACGCTGTACTACATTCGCCTGCGCCAGCTTGCGCTGGAAGGCACAGAGATCCAGGGCTGCGTGTCCTGCGCGTTATAA
- the nrdI gene encoding class Ib ribonucleoside-diphosphate reductase assembly flavoprotein NrdI — MSTLVYFSSSSENTQRFITRLGLPAVRIPLNERERLQVDEPYILVVPSYGGGGTAGAVPRQVIRFLNDPHNRSLIRGVIASGNRNFGEAYGRAGDVVSQKCGVPYLYRFELMGTQQDIDNVRKGVSEFWQRQPQSA; from the coding sequence ATGAGTACCCTTGTCTACTTCTCCAGCAGCTCCGAAAATACGCAGCGCTTTATTACGCGTCTTGGGCTGCCGGCGGTGCGTATTCCGCTCAATGAGCGGGAACGCCTCCAGGTAGACGAACCTTATATCCTTGTCGTGCCCAGTTATGGCGGCGGCGGAACAGCAGGCGCGGTTCCTCGCCAGGTGATCCGCTTTTTAAACGATCCGCACAACCGGTCGTTGATTCGCGGCGTGATCGCCTCCGGTAACCGGAATTTTGGCGAAGCGTACGGTCGCGCAGGCGATGTGGTCTCGCAAAAATGCGGCGTGCCGTATCTCTACCGTTTTGAGCTGATGGGTACGCAGCAGGACATCGACAATGTGCGTAAAGGAGTGAGCGAATTTTGGCAACGACAACCGCAGAGCGCGTGA
- the nrdH gene encoding glutaredoxin-like protein NrdH, with translation MRITIYTRNDCVQCHATKRAMESRGLAFEMVNVDHVPEAVDELRAMGFRQLPVVVAGETRWSGFRPDMINRLHSAPNVASA, from the coding sequence ATGCGCATTACCATTTACACTCGAAATGATTGTGTTCAGTGCCACGCCACGAAACGCGCCATGGAAAGCCGTGGCCTGGCGTTCGAAATGGTGAACGTTGACCATGTGCCCGAAGCAGTCGATGAGCTTCGCGCGATGGGCTTTCGTCAGTTACCGGTGGTTGTCGCCGGGGAAACGCGCTGGTCCGGCTTTCGCCCGGATATGATCAACCGCCTGCACAGCGCTCCCAACGTGGCCAGCGCATGA
- a CDS encoding DUF883 domain-containing protein — MFNRPNRRDVDEGVEDINNDVSQLADSLEEVLKSWGSDAKDEAESARRKAQVLLKETRARLHGRNRVQQAASDVVSCADTFVKDKPWCSVGAAAAIGIFVGALLSLRR, encoded by the coding sequence ATGTTTAACAGACCGAATCGCCGTGATGTTGATGAAGGCGTCGAGGATATCAACAACGATGTCAGCCAATTAGCCGATAGTCTCGAAGAGGTACTTAAATCATGGGGCAGCGACGCCAAAGACGAAGCGGAAAGCGCACGTCGTAAAGCACAGGTGCTGTTAAAAGAGACCCGCGCACGTCTGCATGGCCGCAACCGTGTGCAACAAGCCGCGAGCGACGTTGTGAGCTGCGCAGATACCTTTGTGAAAGACAAACCCTGGTGCAGCGTTGGTGCTGCCGCCGCCATTGGTATTTTCGTCGGCGCGCTACTCAGTTTGCGTCGCTAA
- a CDS encoding DUF2002 family protein, translated as MYLRPDEVARVLENVGFTMDVATPKTYGYRRGENYVYVNREARMGRTALVIHPTLKERSSSLADPASDIKLCDHYQNFPLYFGGDSQEHYGIPHGFSSRVALERFLKGLFGEQH; from the coding sequence ATGTACTTAAGACCCGATGAAGTGGCACGCGTTCTGGAAAACGTGGGATTTACAATGGATGTGGCGACGCCAAAAACCTATGGTTATCGTCGCGGTGAAAATTATGTTTATGTGAATCGCGAAGCGCGAATGGGCCGTACGGCGCTGGTGATCCACCCCACGCTGAAAGAACGCAGTTCGTCGCTCGCGGATCCCGCCTCGGACATCAAGTTGTGCGATCACTACCAGAATTTCCCGCTCTATTTTGGCGGCGATTCCCAGGAGCATTACGGCATTCCGCACGGATTCAGTTCGCGCGTGGCGCTGGAACGTTTTCTGAAAGGATTATTTGGCGAACAGCACTAA
- the alaE gene encoding L-alanine exporter AlaE, with the protein MFSSQSRLRHAAADTFAMVVYCSVVNMLIEIFLSGMSFEQSLSSRLVAIPVNIIIAWPYGLYRDAFMRYARRISPSGWMKNLADVLAYVTFQSPVYVAILWSVGADWHQIVAAVSSNIVLSMMMGAVYGYFLDYCRRLFRVSSYHQAKA; encoded by the coding sequence ATGTTCTCTTCGCAGTCTCGCCTGCGTCACGCCGCAGCAGACACCTTTGCGATGGTTGTCTATTGTTCGGTCGTGAACATGCTGATTGAAATATTTCTCTCCGGAATGAGCTTCGAACAGTCACTTTCATCGCGCCTGGTCGCCATCCCGGTAAACATTATTATTGCCTGGCCTTATGGTTTGTACCGCGATGCCTTTATGCGTTATGCACGCCGTATTAGCCCTTCCGGCTGGATGAAAAATCTGGCGGATGTGCTGGCATATGTCACCTTCCAGTCGCCGGTTTACGTGGCGATCCTCTGGTCGGTAGGTGCGGACTGGCATCAGATTGTCGCTGCGGTCAGTTCCAATATCGTGCTGTCGATGATGATGGGCGCCGTTTACGGCTACTTCCTCGATTACTGCCGCCGTCTGTTCCGGGTGAGCAGTTACCACCAGGCTAAAGCCTGA
- a CDS encoding YqaE/Pmp3 family membrane protein: MGFWRIVLTIILPPLGVLLGKGFGWAFIINILLTLLGYVPGLIHAFWVQTRD, translated from the coding sequence ATGGGTTTCTGGCGCATTGTCCTGACGATTATTCTTCCGCCGCTCGGCGTGCTGCTGGGCAAAGGCTTTGGCTGGGCATTTATTATCAATATCCTGCTCACCCTGTTGGGCTACGTTCCCGGCCTGATTCACGCTTTCTGGGTGCAGACCCGCGATTAA
- the tcp gene encoding methyl-accepting chemotaxis citrate transducer: MLKNIRVITGIIIALSVFCLLQLVTGGLFYSAVNNDRLNFQNTGVLNAQQENLGDSVNTLIKTRVTVTRVAIRFLKNQRDPASLASIDKLLTTATDSLGKAEGYFNNYKNTPRVAGQDSALADEVSQNISKMHDVLQQSITFLRANNYEAYGNLDAQQAQDDMDASYTKWRAENNTFLQAAAQQNQNSFTSMQWTLGVILLVVIAVMVMIWLGLQHLLLRPLHSIMGHIRAIAGGDLTQSIAAEGRNEMSQLATGLHEMQSALVQTVSAVRNSSDSIYTGASEISTGNNDLSSRTEQQAASLEETAASMEQLTATVKQNTDNARQASLLAKNASDTAARGGEVVSNVVRTMSEISDSSQQIAHITSVIDGIAFQTNILALNAAVEAARAGEQGRGFAVVAGEVRTLASRSAQAAKEIKTLIENSVNRVNSGTTLVAEAGDTMKEIVNAVTRVTDIMGEIASASDEQSKGIEQVSLAVSQMDSVTQQNASLVQESAAASAALEEQAEQLRQAVAVFRVNGHSTLLSKKSGTPKPTALRPATPTAASGDSNWETF; the protein is encoded by the coding sequence ATGCTCAAAAATATACGGGTTATTACCGGCATCATTATTGCTCTTTCGGTATTTTGTCTTCTCCAGTTGGTCACCGGGGGACTTTTCTACTCTGCAGTCAATAATGACAGGCTGAACTTCCAGAACACCGGGGTTCTTAACGCACAGCAAGAAAACTTAGGCGACAGCGTTAACACGCTGATCAAAACACGCGTCACCGTTACACGCGTGGCGATTCGCTTTTTGAAAAACCAACGCGATCCGGCCTCCCTTGCCAGCATCGATAAACTCCTCACCACGGCAACCGACTCACTCGGCAAAGCAGAAGGTTATTTTAATAACTACAAAAACACGCCGCGCGTGGCGGGCCAGGACAGTGCATTAGCCGACGAAGTTTCGCAAAACATCAGCAAAATGCATGACGTTTTGCAGCAGTCGATCACCTTCCTGCGGGCCAATAATTACGAGGCTTACGGTAACCTGGATGCGCAACAGGCGCAGGATGATATGGATGCCAGTTATACGAAGTGGCGGGCGGAAAACAACACCTTCCTGCAAGCGGCGGCACAGCAAAACCAGAACAGCTTTACCAGTATGCAATGGACGCTGGGCGTAATTTTGCTGGTAGTGATTGCCGTAATGGTCATGATCTGGCTGGGTCTGCAACACCTGCTGCTGCGGCCGCTGCACAGCATTATGGGACATATTCGCGCCATTGCCGGAGGCGATCTGACACAATCGATCGCTGCCGAAGGCCGCAACGAGATGAGCCAACTGGCAACCGGCCTGCATGAGATGCAATCAGCGCTGGTGCAAACCGTCAGCGCGGTGCGTAACAGTTCTGATTCGATCTACACCGGCGCCAGCGAGATCTCCACCGGCAACAACGATCTCTCCTCCCGTACCGAGCAGCAGGCGGCTTCGTTGGAAGAGACCGCGGCCAGCATGGAGCAACTCACCGCTACCGTGAAGCAGAACACCGATAACGCCCGCCAGGCATCGCTGCTGGCGAAAAACGCCTCCGATACGGCGGCTCGCGGAGGCGAAGTGGTCAGCAATGTGGTGCGTACCATGAGCGAAATTTCCGATAGCTCCCAACAAATCGCACATATCACCAGTGTGATTGACGGTATCGCCTTCCAGACCAATATTCTGGCGCTGAACGCTGCGGTGGAAGCCGCCCGCGCAGGCGAACAGGGACGCGGCTTTGCCGTGGTGGCCGGTGAGGTACGTACGCTGGCAAGCCGCAGCGCACAGGCAGCAAAAGAGATTAAGACGCTGATTGAAAACTCGGTGAACCGCGTAAACTCTGGTACCACGCTGGTTGCCGAAGCGGGCGATACCATGAAAGAGATCGTCAACGCGGTGACGCGCGTGACCGACATTATGGGTGAAATCGCCTCCGCTTCCGATGAGCAGAGCAAAGGGATTGAGCAGGTGAGCCTTGCGGTATCGCAGATGGACAGCGTCACGCAGCAGAACGCCTCGCTGGTGCAGGAATCGGCGGCGGCTTCTGCGGCGCTGGAAGAGCAGGCCGAGCAGTTGCGTCAGGCAGTGGCGGTGTTCCGCGTGAATGGACACAGCACGCTGCTGAGCAAAAAATCCGGTACGCCAAAACCGACAGCGCTGCGCCCGGCCACGCCGACGGCAGCCTCCGGGGACAGCAACTGGGAAACGTTCTGA